In one window of Gudongella oleilytica DNA:
- the secA gene encoding preprotein translocase subunit SecA — protein MGLFDKVFGTYSERELKKLDGTVQKVLSLEGTIASLTDEQLKNKTIEFKNRYKDGELLDDLLPEAFAVVREASWRVLGMKHFPVQIYGGIILHQGRIAEMKTGEGKTLVATLPAYLNALTGLGVHIVTVNDYLAKRDRQWMGKIFEFLGLTVGCIVHGLDNKERKEQYSSDITYGTNNEFGFDYLRDNMVIHKVEMVQRKLYYAIVDEVDSILVDEARTPLIISGQGDKSTKLYELADGFARTLTYRYLDPDETKSDPFNREIKEETVDYLIDEKARSISLTEKGTEKAEKFFGLENMADLENMEIAHHINQAIKARAIMKRDIDYVVKDGEVIIVDEFTGRLMLGRRYSDGLHQAIEAKEGLDVRSESKTLATITFQNYFRMYDKLSGMTGTAKTEEEEFREIYNMDVVEIPTNRPVIRVDHPDSVYRNEDGKFRAVVREIREKHAVGQPVLVGTITIEKSEMLSKLLKREGIKHEVLNAKQHEREAEIVAQAGRFGSVTIATNMAGRGTDIVLGGNPEYMAREEMKKKNLPEEILAMVDSFFDTDDEEILAARLQYSQLVEKYKAQTAEEHEKVVRAGGLHIIGTERHESRRIDNQLRGRSGRQGDPGSSRFYISLEDDLMRLFAGERMKSIIDGINMPEDEPLEHSLLTKTIEGAQKKVESNNFAIRKHVLQYDDVMNKQREIIYGERRKVLEGEDLSEHIAEMIRNIVESNVEMYTRQSKFAEEWDFEGLEMYVAKIFGMKKDVFYGLDKETLTKEGLVEHILEKAQDLYKQKESEFGTEQFREIERVVLLRVVDSKWMDHIDAMDQLRQGINLRAYGQQDPVRAYQVEGFDMFDDMTRSIWEDTVGFLFHVAKADNVQRQRVATPIMTNTDGQTKKKPVVNKEKKIGRNDPCPCGSGKKYKKCHGDPNREN, from the coding sequence TGCTGGGGATGAAGCATTTCCCGGTACAGATCTACGGAGGCATAATATTGCACCAGGGTCGTATAGCGGAGATGAAGACAGGAGAAGGTAAGACTCTGGTTGCCACGCTGCCTGCATACCTTAACGCACTTACGGGATTGGGAGTTCACATCGTTACAGTCAATGACTATCTGGCAAAGCGTGACAGGCAGTGGATGGGTAAGATATTTGAATTTCTGGGCTTGACTGTCGGCTGCATAGTACATGGACTTGACAACAAGGAGAGGAAAGAACAATACTCTTCCGACATAACCTATGGTACCAATAACGAGTTCGGTTTTGACTACCTAAGGGACAACATGGTTATCCATAAAGTAGAGATGGTACAGAGAAAGCTGTATTACGCAATAGTTGACGAGGTGGACTCGATTCTTGTTGACGAAGCAAGAACTCCTCTTATCATATCAGGTCAGGGTGACAAATCGACAAAGCTGTATGAGCTTGCAGACGGGTTTGCCAGGACACTCACCTACAGGTATCTCGATCCGGACGAAACCAAGTCCGATCCATTTAACAGGGAGATCAAGGAAGAAACTGTTGACTACCTTATAGACGAAAAAGCAAGGAGTATTTCCCTTACTGAAAAGGGAACAGAAAAAGCTGAAAAGTTCTTCGGACTTGAGAACATGGCAGACCTTGAAAATATGGAGATAGCGCACCATATAAATCAGGCCATAAAAGCGAGAGCTATAATGAAAAGAGACATAGACTACGTTGTGAAGGATGGCGAGGTAATAATAGTCGACGAATTCACAGGAAGGCTTATGCTTGGCAGGCGATACAGCGACGGACTCCACCAGGCCATAGAGGCTAAGGAAGGTCTTGACGTAAGAAGCGAGTCAAAGACATTGGCAACCATAACCTTCCAGAACTATTTCAGAATGTACGACAAGCTTTCAGGTATGACCGGTACTGCGAAGACTGAAGAGGAAGAATTCAGGGAAATATACAACATGGACGTTGTTGAGATACCAACCAACAGGCCAGTTATAAGAGTAGATCATCCGGACAGCGTATACAGGAACGAGGATGGAAAGTTCAGGGCTGTAGTGAGAGAAATCAGGGAAAAGCATGCTGTCGGGCAACCGGTGCTGGTAGGTACTATAACGATTGAAAAATCAGAGATGTTGTCGAAGCTTCTCAAGAGAGAAGGCATAAAACACGAGGTCTTAAACGCCAAACAGCACGAGCGTGAGGCAGAGATAGTAGCTCAAGCCGGTAGGTTTGGATCAGTTACCATAGCCACCAACATGGCAGGCCGTGGTACAGATATAGTCCTTGGCGGTAATCCTGAGTACATGGCCAGGGAGGAAATGAAGAAAAAGAACCTGCCTGAAGAAATCCTTGCCATGGTGGACAGCTTCTTTGATACTGACGACGAGGAGATCCTTGCAGCACGACTTCAGTACAGTCAGCTCGTTGAGAAGTACAAAGCCCAAACCGCCGAGGAACACGAGAAAGTGGTACGGGCGGGCGGACTTCATATCATAGGAACTGAAAGGCATGAGTCGAGGCGTATCGACAATCAGCTTAGAGGTCGTTCAGGACGTCAGGGAGACCCTGGAAGCTCGAGGTTTTATATCTCGCTTGAGGATGATCTGATGAGATTGTTTGCCGGTGAGAGGATGAAGTCGATTATCGACGGCATCAATATGCCGGAGGATGAACCCCTTGAACACAGTCTGTTGACAAAAACCATCGAAGGAGCCCAAAAGAAGGTAGAGAGCAACAACTTTGCAATACGTAAGCATGTTCTCCAATATGATGATGTAATGAACAAGCAAAGAGAAATCATATACGGAGAGAGAAGGAAGGTTCTGGAGGGCGAGGACCTGAGCGAGCATATTGCTGAGATGATAAGGAATATAGTTGAATCTAATGTGGAGATGTACACGAGACAATCGAAGTTTGCTGAAGAGTGGGACTTTGAAGGTCTTGAAATGTACGTGGCGAAGATCTTTGGAATGAAGAAAGATGTTTTCTATGGCCTTGACAAGGAGACCTTGACCAAGGAGGGTCTTGTTGAGCATATTCTTGAAAAGGCTCAAGATCTTTATAAGCAGAAGGAAAGCGAGTTTGGAACAGAGCAATTCAGAGAGATCGAGAGAGTTGTCCTTCTAAGGGTCGTAGACAGCAAATGGATGGATCACATAGATGCAATGGATCAGCTGAGACAGGGTATAAACCTCAGAGCATATGGACAGCAGGACCCTGTAAGAGCTTATCAGGTTGAGGGCTTTGATATGTTTGACGATATGACCAGAAGCATCTGGGAGGACACCGTAGGTTTCCTGTTCCATGTGGCCAAAGCAGATAATGTCCAAAGACAGAGAGTGGCAACCCCTATTATGACAAATACCGACGGTCAGACTAAGAAGAAGCCCGTTGTGAACAAGGAAAAGAAGATAGGAAGAAACGACCCGTGTCCATGCGGCAGCGGTAAGAAATATAAGAAGTGCCATGGGGATCCAAACAGGGAAAACTGA
- the prfB gene encoding peptide chain release factor 2 (programmed frameshift), translating into MESIYLDRERLAEIKEMVRELGVSLDLPGLKERVKQLQEDSYREDFWSDVKSAQNTMQEIKAINSEIEGYESLMAEIEDTETLIELILEDEGFADYREVEKGLREIEKKADEFKISTLLSGEFDSKSAILSIHAGAGGLEAQDWAEMLLRMYRRWADRKEYRVETLDLLSDTEGGIKSVTLLIEGFNAYGYLKAEKGVHRLVRISPFDASGKRHTSFASIDVYPQLDDTVEIDINEKDLKIDTYRSSGAGGQHVNTTDSAIRITHLPTGIVVTCQSERSQHSNKATAMNMLKAKLIQLKEEENKERIEDLQGSYSQIAWGSQIRSYVFHPYSMVKDHRTSAEVGDVYRVMDGDLDYFINEYLKYKSML; encoded by the exons ATGGAAAGCATATATTTAGATCGGGAGCGCCTTGCAGAGATCAAGGAGATGGTCAGAGAGCTGGGTGTTTCACTT GACCTTCCAGGGTTGAAGGAAAGGGTGAAGCAGCTTCAGGAGGACAGCTACAGGGAGGACTTTTGGAGTGACGTGAAATCAGCGCAAAACACAATGCAGGAAATCAAGGCAATCAACAGTGAAATTGAGGGCTATGAAAGCCTGATGGCCGAGATTGAGGATACAGAGACTCTAATAGAGCTTATACTTGAGGACGAAGGCTTTGCGGACTACAGAGAGGTTGAAAAAGGCCTCAGGGAGATAGAAAAAAAAGCTGACGAATTTAAGATATCAACTTTGTTGAGTGGGGAATTCGATTCAAAAAGCGCCATATTGTCAATACATGCCGGAGCTGGTGGACTTGAAGCCCAGGATTGGGCAGAGATGCTCCTCAGAATGTACAGAAGATGGGCTGACAGAAAGGAATACAGGGTGGAGACACTTGATCTTCTTTCTGACACAGAGGGCGGCATCAAATCAGTTACACTTCTGATAGAAGGCTTTAATGCCTATGGGTATCTGAAGGCTGAGAAGGGGGTCCACAGACTTGTCAGGATATCTCCTTTCGATGCATCAGGCAAGAGGCATACATCATTTGCCAGTATAGACGTTTATCCTCAGTTAGATGACACTGTGGAGATCGATATAAACGAAAAGGACCTGAAGATAGATACCTACAGATCTTCAGGCGCTGGGGGACAGCACGTAAACACTACTGATTCAGCTATCCGGATAACCCATTTGCCTACAGGCATTGTAGTTACCTGTCAATCCGAGAGGTCACAGCATTCCAACAAGGCTACGGCAATGAATATGCTTAAAGCCAAACTTATCCAGCTTAAGGAAGAGGAAAACAAGGAGAGGATCGAGGATCTTCAGGGGTCCTACTCACAGATAGCGTGGGGTTCACAGATAAGATCCTATGTGTTCCACCCTTACAGCATGGTTAAGGACCACAGGACCAGTGCTGAGGTTGGGGATGTGTACAGGGTAATGGACGGGGATCTGGATTACTTTATCAATGAATACCTGAAGTATAAATCAATGTTGTAA
- a CDS encoding Tex family protein, whose amino-acid sequence MDIAARLSKELGLKPAYVKNVIDMLDEGNTIPFIARYRKEQTGEMTDVTLRELFTRLNYLRSLEARKEEVTRLIAQQDKLTDDLKAEIDVAETLQRLEDLYRPFRPKRRTRASMAKEKGLEPLAAELMRLGKSEAEFTSFLKSFIDPEKGVETVEDALQGAMDIIAEDIADDPDFRALVKNIYWKNAMLVVDAADKETKSVYEMYYSYTEPVSKVPNHRVLAINRGEKEKLLKVSLAFDETLATDKIKAKTAKGLTYTANYVESAVDDGCKRLLFPSVEREIRNDLTERAEEEAIKVFALNLEPLLMQPPIKGKVVLAIDPGFRTGCKVAVVDETGKLLDNTTVYPTEPQNKIDETKKTLKKLIEKYNVGIISIGNGTASRETEAVVASLITELDRRIPYAIVNEAGASVYSASEVGQKDFPNHDVTVRGAASIGRRLQDPLAELVKIDPKHIGVGQYQHDLNQTKLDEALKGVVEDSVNRVGVDLNTASPSLLRYVSGISAKVANGIVSHREEKGSFRSREELLTVKGLGDKTFRQCAGFLRIPDGTDPLDNTGVHPESYEVARKLVKIGYNDRELPKLAEELGVGLPTLTDIVMELEKPGRDPRDEMPKPILREDILKLEDLSRDMVLNGTVRNVVDFGAFIDIGVKQDGLVHVSQLSNRFIRHPKEVAKVGDIVKVKILDVDKDKGRISLSMKDI is encoded by the coding sequence ATGGATATTGCAGCAAGACTATCAAAGGAGCTGGGATTAAAGCCTGCTTACGTTAAAAACGTTATCGATATGCTGGATGAAGGCAACACAATCCCTTTTATTGCCAGGTACAGGAAGGAACAAACCGGCGAAATGACGGACGTGACCTTGAGGGAGCTGTTTACAAGACTTAATTACCTGAGAAGCCTTGAGGCCAGAAAGGAAGAGGTCACAAGGCTGATTGCACAGCAGGATAAGCTTACTGATGATCTTAAGGCTGAGATAGATGTGGCAGAGACCCTTCAAAGGCTTGAAGACCTTTACAGACCCTTCAGACCAAAGAGAAGGACGAGAGCCTCCATGGCTAAGGAGAAAGGCCTGGAGCCTCTTGCAGCTGAGCTCATGAGACTTGGGAAAAGTGAAGCAGAATTTACGTCATTTCTTAAGTCTTTTATCGACCCTGAAAAAGGCGTTGAAACTGTGGAGGATGCTCTTCAGGGTGCAATGGATATAATAGCTGAGGACATAGCAGATGATCCGGATTTCAGAGCTTTGGTCAAGAATATTTACTGGAAAAATGCAATGCTCGTCGTGGATGCGGCAGACAAGGAGACTAAATCTGTATATGAGATGTACTACAGTTATACAGAGCCTGTCTCTAAGGTGCCAAATCATCGTGTGCTTGCTATAAACAGGGGAGAGAAGGAAAAGCTTCTGAAGGTTAGCCTTGCCTTTGATGAAACACTTGCCACGGACAAAATCAAGGCAAAGACTGCAAAAGGACTGACATATACAGCAAACTACGTGGAATCGGCAGTGGATGACGGCTGTAAAAGGCTATTATTTCCTTCAGTTGAAAGGGAGATCAGAAACGATCTTACCGAGAGAGCAGAAGAGGAGGCAATAAAGGTATTTGCATTGAACCTTGAGCCGCTTCTGATGCAGCCACCGATCAAGGGCAAGGTAGTCCTTGCAATAGATCCTGGCTTTAGGACAGGGTGCAAGGTCGCAGTTGTCGACGAGACAGGCAAGCTCCTTGACAATACTACTGTGTATCCAACTGAGCCTCAGAACAAGATAGATGAAACAAAGAAGACCCTTAAAAAGCTGATTGAGAAGTATAACGTAGGAATAATATCCATAGGAAATGGAACGGCATCTAGAGAGACTGAGGCAGTTGTAGCATCCCTTATAACGGAGCTGGACAGAAGGATCCCCTATGCGATCGTGAACGAGGCTGGAGCATCAGTTTACTCCGCTTCTGAGGTTGGACAGAAGGATTTTCCAAACCATGATGTAACTGTAAGAGGCGCAGCCTCTATAGGGAGGCGACTGCAGGATCCGTTGGCTGAGCTCGTTAAGATCGATCCCAAGCATATAGGGGTAGGTCAGTATCAGCATGACTTGAACCAAACCAAGCTGGATGAAGCTCTTAAAGGTGTTGTGGAGGATTCTGTAAACAGGGTTGGAGTAGATCTTAATACAGCAAGCCCTTCACTGCTTAGGTACGTTTCCGGGATTTCCGCCAAGGTTGCCAACGGTATAGTCTCTCACAGAGAGGAAAAGGGAAGCTTTAGGTCGAGGGAAGAGCTTTTAACGGTAAAGGGACTCGGTGATAAGACATTCAGGCAATGCGCGGGATTTCTGAGGATACCTGATGGGACCGATCCACTGGATAACACTGGGGTCCACCCTGAATCCTATGAGGTTGCGAGAAAACTTGTAAAAATTGGGTATAATGACAGGGAATTGCCAAAGCTGGCTGAAGAACTGGGCGTTGGTCTTCCAACTCTGACCGACATAGTTATGGAGCTTGAAAAGCCCGGGAGAGATCCAAGGGATGAAATGCCGAAGCCGATCCTTAGAGAGGATATCCTAAAGCTTGAGGATCTGTCCAGGGATATGGTTCTCAATGGCACGGTCAGAAATGTTGTGGATTTTGGAGCATTTATCGATATCGGAGTCAAGCAGGATGGACTTGTTCACGTGTCACAGCTTTCCAACAGGTTTATCAGGCATCCAAAAGAGGTTGCCAAGGTAGGGGACATAGTGAAGGTCAAGATTCTGGATGTAGACAAGGACAAGGGAAGGATATCCCTAAGCATGAAGGATATATAA
- a CDS encoding ATP-NAD kinase family protein gives MKLGVIVNPIAGMGGRVGLKGTDGPEILRLAREMGAVPESPKKAMKALTQLKELVDLEILTFPGEMGERELLELGWRPTVLGDPKEETGPEDTVEASIGMLDEGVDLIIFAGGDGTARNVYSAVGDKIPVIGIPAGVKIHSGVFANHPGSAGEIAYTYLTNMDIGTKDAEVMDIDEDAFRDGVVSARLYGYMKIPNMPDLTQTQKSSGFADESEAIAGIAEKVIEEMEDEVYYIMGSGTTIRPIMEELGIPNTLLGIDIIRNKELVASDVHEKQILEIIGDSKAKIIVTVIGGQGYVFGRGNQQISAEVIKRVGKKNIIVVAPRSKMLSLDGRPLLADTGDEEVNRSLDGYITVIMDYYTESLQPIKGL, from the coding sequence ATGAAGCTGGGAGTTATAGTCAACCCCATTGCAGGTATGGGCGGAAGAGTTGGACTGAAGGGCACAGACGGCCCAGAGATTCTAAGGCTTGCCAGAGAGATGGGGGCAGTCCCCGAGTCTCCAAAAAAGGCAATGAAAGCTCTGACTCAGCTTAAAGAGCTCGTTGACCTTGAAATATTGACATTCCCAGGAGAAATGGGAGAAAGAGAGCTCCTTGAGCTTGGATGGAGACCAACCGTCCTTGGAGATCCCAAAGAAGAGACCGGCCCTGAGGATACCGTTGAGGCATCGATAGGTATGCTCGATGAGGGAGTTGATCTGATAATTTTTGCCGGGGGAGACGGAACGGCAAGAAACGTCTATTCCGCTGTAGGTGATAAAATCCCTGTGATAGGGATCCCTGCCGGGGTAAAGATCCATTCAGGTGTTTTTGCAAATCATCCTGGGAGTGCCGGCGAGATCGCATACACATATTTGACCAATATGGATATAGGGACGAAGGATGCTGAGGTAATGGATATAGATGAGGATGCATTCAGGGACGGAGTTGTATCCGCAAGACTCTATGGCTATATGAAGATCCCGAATATGCCTGATCTTACCCAGACCCAGAAATCCAGTGGCTTTGCAGACGAATCAGAGGCTATTGCCGGAATTGCCGAAAAGGTGATCGAGGAGATGGAGGATGAGGTCTATTACATCATGGGCTCTGGAACTACAATAAGGCCGATCATGGAGGAGTTGGGTATCCCCAATACACTTCTTGGGATCGATATAATCAGAAACAAGGAGCTTGTGGCCTCAGATGTCCACGAAAAACAGATCCTGGAAATTATTGGAGACAGTAAAGCAAAAATAATAGTCACTGTAATAGGTGGTCAAGGCTACGTATTTGGAAGGGGAAATCAGCAGATAAGTGCCGAGGTCATCAAGAGAGTAGGCAAGAAAAATATCATTGTTGTGGCTCCCAGAAGCAAGATGTTATCGCTTGATGGAAGACCTCTCCTGGCGGATACAGGGGATGAAGAGGTCAACAGGAGTCTTGACGGCTATATCACTGTAATCATGGACTATTATACTGAAAGCCTTCAGCCGATAAAGGGTCTGTAA
- a CDS encoding ECF transporter S component, translating into MYTLSRDQWTTRTMVKVSIMAVIAFILMFFEFPLLWIAPPFIKIDISDLPALLGAFAMGPMVGVIIQLLKNVLNVVLEGSTTGGVGEFANFVVGSAFAYTAGAIYFRKKTFGRAVAGLLIGTVVMTVVITIANYYFIFPFYAKLFGMPIQSLVDMGAGISDKITDLWSLMLYSIVPFNLLKGVLLSAITILLYKKVSPILHR; encoded by the coding sequence ATGTACACGTTAAGCAGAGATCAATGGACCACAAGGACCATGGTCAAGGTATCGATTATGGCAGTAATTGCCTTTATCCTTATGTTTTTCGAATTTCCACTTTTGTGGATCGCACCACCGTTTATAAAAATCGACATATCGGACCTGCCAGCACTGTTAGGTGCATTTGCAATGGGACCAATGGTCGGCGTCATTATCCAGCTTCTGAAAAATGTTTTAAACGTAGTTCTTGAAGGATCTACTACAGGAGGAGTTGGAGAGTTTGCAAACTTTGTTGTGGGAAGTGCCTTTGCATACACAGCCGGAGCAATATATTTCAGGAAAAAGACATTTGGAAGAGCAGTTGCAGGGCTTCTCATTGGAACAGTAGTTATGACCGTAGTCATTACAATTGCAAACTACTATTTCATCTTCCCGTTCTATGCAAAGCTGTTTGGAATGCCGATACAGTCACTGGTAGATATGGGAGCGGGCATTAGCGACAAAATTACTGACCTTTGGTCACTTATGCTGTATTCAATTGTACCATTTAATTTACTGAAGGGTGTATTGCTTTCAGCTATTACAATACTCCTTTACAAGAAGGTATCACCAATTCTCCACAGATAA
- the tsaE gene encoding tRNA (adenosine(37)-N6)-threonylcarbamoyltransferase complex ATPase subunit type 1 TsaE: MKTSTLWYNQKLTIDENYTGKVIMIIELRNIEQTELFGRKLGRLLQKGDVVCLNGDLGAGKTTLSKAIGVGMDVEDYITSPTFAIMNQYKGRLPLYHFDVYRLDGWHQLEDIGAEDYFYGDGVCLIEWAETIEEYLPKERLEISMTFGVLDGSRILELKAFGDRFGILMEELKI; this comes from the coding sequence GTGAAAACAAGCACTCTTTGGTATAATCAAAAGTTGACAATAGACGAGAACTATACCGGGAAGGTAATTATGATAATTGAGCTAAGAAACATAGAGCAAACTGAATTATTTGGACGAAAGCTGGGGAGGTTGCTTCAGAAGGGAGATGTTGTCTGCCTGAATGGAGATCTTGGTGCGGGAAAGACCACTCTCAGCAAAGCCATTGGTGTAGGAATGGATGTTGAAGACTACATCACCAGTCCAACCTTTGCAATAATGAACCAATACAAAGGGAGACTACCTCTGTACCACTTCGATGTATACAGACTGGATGGCTGGCATCAGCTTGAGGACATAGGGGCAGAGGATTATTTTTACGGTGATGGAGTCTGCCTGATAGAATGGGCTGAAACCATAGAGGAATACCTTCCAAAGGAAAGGCTGGAGATATCCATGACCTTTGGAGTGCTCGATGGGTCGAGGATCCTCGAGCTGAAGGCCTTCGGGGATAGATTTGGGATATTGATGGAGGAATTGAAAATATGA
- the tsaB gene encoding tRNA (adenosine(37)-N6)-threonylcarbamoyltransferase complex dimerization subunit type 1 TsaB, with the protein MRVLGIDTSTLMTTCAVMEDDNLLGEFSLSLDMSHSEALVPMIRQLMDNLKLKINDIDLFAVASGPGSFTGLRIGLATAKSFAHVTGKPLVGVSSLETLSMAVPYQPLVAAMMDARRDRVFTGVYRLEEYPEVLLSPDAIPVDELIEYLKGLDGNIILIGDGAVAYRDKFRSALGDKAVFAPGHINLSSGSAVCRLGSRKYREGHIEDIFIMAPDYLRDSQAQRTLKDKR; encoded by the coding sequence ATGAGAGTCCTTGGAATTGATACATCAACCTTGATGACTACCTGTGCTGTTATGGAGGATGATAACCTTCTTGGAGAATTCTCCCTTAGCCTTGATATGAGTCATTCAGAAGCACTTGTCCCAATGATCCGACAACTTATGGATAACCTGAAGCTAAAAATAAACGACATCGATCTGTTTGCAGTGGCCTCGGGGCCAGGCTCCTTTACAGGCCTTAGAATTGGACTTGCAACTGCGAAATCCTTCGCCCATGTAACAGGGAAACCATTGGTTGGAGTCTCTTCTCTTGAGACATTATCCATGGCTGTTCCATATCAACCTTTGGTTGCAGCGATGATGGATGCAAGGAGAGACCGGGTTTTTACTGGAGTATATCGCTTGGAGGAATACCCAGAGGTGCTTTTGTCCCCGGATGCGATCCCGGTGGATGAGCTTATTGAATACCTAAAAGGCCTGGATGGGAATATTATACTTATAGGCGACGGAGCAGTCGCATACAGGGATAAATTCAGGTCCGCACTTGGTGATAAGGCAGTTTTTGCCCCAGGACATATTAACCTCAGCAGCGGCTCTGCTGTTTGCAGGTTGGGATCGAGGAAATACAGAGAAGGACACATTGAGGATATTTTTATAATGGCACCTGATTATCTAAGAGATTCTCAGGCGCAAAGAACTCTTAAGGACAAGAGGTAG
- the rimI gene encoding ribosomal protein S18-alanine N-acetyltransferase encodes MEIIIREMTTSDIEQVLEIEKESFTTPWSEEAFRTEIEENVLAVYIVAEYEGKIAGYGGFWRILDEAHITNIAVKASMRGKGIGDTVLLGMIDYCRINRVPNMTLEVRVSNEPAIKLYRKHGFKEEGTRPGYYTDNHEDALIMWRKNQVR; translated from the coding sequence ATGGAGATCATAATCAGAGAAATGACAACTTCAGATATTGAGCAGGTTTTGGAGATAGAAAAGGAGTCGTTCACAACTCCATGGTCCGAGGAAGCCTTTAGGACTGAAATTGAGGAGAACGTCCTTGCTGTCTATATAGTCGCAGAATATGAGGGTAAGATAGCCGGTTACGGTGGATTCTGGCGGATACTCGATGAAGCGCACATAACCAATATAGCTGTAAAAGCCTCCATGAGAGGCAAGGGAATAGGAGATACTGTCCTTCTGGGGATGATTGACTATTGCAGGATAAACAGGGTACCGAATATGACTCTTGAGGTAAGGGTTTCAAACGAGCCTGCTATTAAATTATACAGGAAGCATGGTTTCAAGGAGGAAGGCACAAGGCCCGGTTACTACACTGACAACCATGAGGATGCACTTATAATGTGGCGAAAGAATCAAGTGAGGTGA
- the tsaD gene encoding tRNA (adenosine(37)-N6)-threonylcarbamoyltransferase complex transferase subunit TsaD has product MLTLAIETSCDETSCGVVRDGREVLSNIISSQIEIHRVYGGVVPEIASRKHIENINLIIQEALDEAKVGFKDIDFISVTQGPGLVGALLVGLASAKAIAYGLDIPLVGVNHIEGHICANFIQHKDLEPPFTCLIVSGGHTYLIDVEDYAKYKLFGRTRDDAAGEAFDKVARAMGLPYPGGPVIDKLASEGDGKIILFPRVFLEEKSYDFSFSGLKTAVLNHLNQLKQREEEPDIKDVAASFQEAVLEVLVEKTFRLSRETGRDKIVIAGGVAANKGLRNSMEERGKLEGVKIYYPSPVLCTDNAAMIGSAGYYNFIKGVRSPLDLKVDPNLGFLE; this is encoded by the coding sequence ATGCTAACATTGGCTATAGAGACCTCCTGTGACGAGACCTCCTGCGGCGTCGTCAGGGACGGCAGAGAGGTGCTTTCAAATATTATATCCTCCCAAATCGAGATCCACAGAGTTTATGGAGGAGTTGTACCTGAAATAGCTTCGAGAAAACACATCGAAAACATAAATCTTATAATTCAGGAGGCCTTGGATGAGGCAAAGGTCGGCTTCAAGGATATCGACTTTATAAGCGTAACGCAAGGGCCTGGTCTTGTGGGGGCCTTATTGGTGGGACTCGCGTCAGCGAAGGCAATAGCCTATGGACTTGATATACCCCTGGTAGGAGTAAATCACATAGAGGGTCATATCTGTGCTAATTTCATCCAGCATAAGGATCTGGAGCCTCCATTTACCTGTCTTATAGTATCAGGGGGACACACCTATCTTATTGACGTTGAGGACTATGCTAAGTACAAGCTATTCGGCAGAACAAGAGACGATGCTGCAGGCGAAGCCTTTGACAAGGTCGCAAGAGCTATGGGGCTGCCATATCCGGGAGGTCCGGTAATAGACAAGCTGGCTTCTGAAGGTGATGGGAAGATTATTTTATTTCCAAGGGTATTCCTTGAGGAAAAAAGCTATGACTTTAGCTTCAGCGGACTTAAGACAGCCGTATTGAACCATTTGAACCAGCTGAAGCAAAGAGAAGAAGAGCCTGATATTAAGGACGTCGCCGCAAGCTTTCAGGAGGCCGTTCTTGAGGTTCTGGTAGAGAAGACCTTCAGGCTTTCAAGGGAAACAGGGAGAGATAAGATCGTTATTGCCGGAGGGGTCGCTGCCAATAAAGGCCTGAGGAATTCGATGGAGGAGAGAGGAAAACTGGAAGGAGTAAAAATCTACTACCCATCACCTGTTCTTTGTACTGACAATGCAGCAATGATAGGATCAGCCGGGTATTATAATTTTATCAAGGGTGTAAGATCGCCGCTGGACCTTAAGGTAGATCCAAACCTTGGATTTCTGGAATAA